A genomic segment from Deinococcus sp. YIM 77859 encodes:
- a CDS encoding enoyl-CoA hydratase/isomerase family protein, whose amino-acid sequence MTTEQLTAPGAYPGLHLTLHEGGILDIVIRSGKTLGSVNAEAHRALTSIWRDIDAATGIRCVLIRGEGRAFSSGGDFTLIEEMSQDFTALARVWREARDLVYNVINCGKPIVSAIHGPCVGAGLAVALLADVSVAAKSARLLDGHVRLGVAAGDHAAIIWPLLCGMSKAKYHLLTGEPVSGEEAERLGLVSLCVPDEELLDRAWAVARRLAASSPSAVRWTKYALNNWLRMMGPTFDTSLALEFLGFTGPDLREGLASLREKREPRFQEDAPI is encoded by the coding sequence ATGACCACCGAACAGCTGACGGCGCCGGGGGCGTACCCGGGCCTGCACCTCACCCTGCACGAGGGCGGCATTCTCGACATCGTCATCCGCAGCGGGAAGACCCTGGGCAGCGTGAACGCAGAAGCGCACCGAGCACTCACCTCCATCTGGCGCGACATCGACGCGGCAACAGGCATTCGCTGCGTCCTGATCCGCGGCGAGGGGCGGGCCTTCTCGTCGGGCGGTGACTTCACCCTGATCGAGGAGATGAGCCAAGACTTCACCGCTCTCGCCCGCGTGTGGCGCGAGGCCCGCGATCTCGTCTACAACGTCATCAACTGCGGCAAGCCCATCGTGAGTGCCATCCACGGCCCCTGCGTCGGCGCGGGACTGGCGGTGGCGCTGCTTGCGGACGTGAGTGTGGCGGCCAAATCCGCTCGGCTGCTGGACGGCCACGTCCGGCTCGGGGTCGCGGCGGGAGACCACGCGGCGATCATCTGGCCCCTCTTGTGCGGGATGAGCAAAGCCAAGTACCACCTCCTCACCGGTGAACCCGTCTCCGGCGAGGAGGCCGAGCGCCTCGGTCTGGTGAGCCTGTGCGTGCCCGACGAGGAACTTTTGGACCGCGCGTGGGCCGTCGCGCGCCGGCTCGCCGCGAGCAGTCCGAGCGCCGTGCGCTGGACCAAGTACGCCCTCAACAACTGGCTGCGGATGATGGGCCCCACCTTCGACACCAGCCTGGCCCTGGAATTCCTGGGCTTTACCGGCCCCGACCTGCGCGAGGGCCTCGCCAGCCTGCGCGAGAAGCGGGAGCCGCGCTTTCAAGAGGACGCGCCGATCTGA
- a CDS encoding YqhA family protein translates to MRPSPSSKREWFSELIGRTRFVVLIAVIAVLLVAFSLFLQGTLLALYTVYETWHDMFTRGVASQSGTLAVEFLEVVGTMLKAVVFYLIGVGLYSLFIRPLNLTSALGVETLSDLEQKVVSVVIVILGVTFLEHFIRWENARETLYFAGALALAGGALVFFQRVHRGQGSDLQQPEAKLRARRELFEHDSEQRHIEEQDVQRAEQATQAKVAGRVSAEEGAE, encoded by the coding sequence GTGAGGCCTTCCCCTTCTTCCAAGCGCGAGTGGTTCAGCGAGCTGATCGGCCGGACCCGCTTCGTGGTGCTGATCGCCGTGATCGCGGTGCTGCTCGTGGCGTTTAGCCTGTTTCTACAGGGCACCCTCCTGGCCCTGTATACCGTCTATGAGACGTGGCACGACATGTTCACCCGCGGCGTGGCAAGTCAATCCGGAACCCTGGCGGTGGAGTTCTTGGAGGTCGTGGGGACCATGCTCAAGGCCGTCGTGTTTTACCTGATCGGCGTAGGGCTGTATTCGCTTTTCATCCGGCCGCTGAACCTGACCTCGGCGCTGGGCGTAGAGACCCTCTCGGACCTGGAACAGAAGGTCGTATCGGTGGTGATCGTGATTCTGGGCGTGACGTTCCTGGAACACTTCATCCGTTGGGAGAATGCGCGGGAAACGCTGTACTTCGCGGGGGCGCTCGCTTTGGCGGGCGGCGCGCTGGTGTTCTTCCAACGGGTGCACCGCGGGCAGGGCAGTGACCTCCAGCAGCCCGAGGCCAAGTTGCGTGCCCGCCGCGAACTGTTCGAGCACGACTCGGAACAGCGCCACATTGAGGAACAGGACGTGCAGCGCGCCGAACAGGCGACCCAGGCCAAAGTGGCTGGGCGAGTCAGTGCTGAGGAGGGGGCGGAGTGA
- a CDS encoding DinB family protein: MSPDLEARRYPIGPVQDLPGRDRATLEAVAARMEAAGRAWREALTGRDEAELGRTYRPGAWTVRQLAHHAADAHVHGLNRLRYSLTAEEYVIQPFDQQGWLMLPDAALPVEAALALMDAVNVRWGALLRGLDPALFARRVLHPQEGEQDLWRLLAKHDWHLRHHLAQVRLALGQAGEGKEAVTPPPPQH; encoded by the coding sequence ATGTCCCCTGACCTGGAGGCGAGGCGGTATCCCATCGGCCCAGTTCAAGACTTGCCTGGGCGCGACCGGGCGACACTGGAGGCTGTGGCGGCGCGGATGGAGGCGGCGGGCCGTGCGTGGCGCGAGGCCCTGACCGGGCGGGATGAGGCGGAGTTGGGCCGCACCTATCGCCCCGGGGCGTGGACGGTGCGGCAGCTCGCCCATCACGCGGCGGACGCGCATGTTCACGGCCTCAACCGGCTGCGGTATAGCCTCACGGCGGAGGAATACGTGATTCAGCCCTTCGACCAGCAGGGCTGGCTGATGCTGCCCGACGCAGCGCTTCCGGTCGAGGCGGCGCTGGCGCTGATGGACGCTGTGAATGTGCGTTGGGGAGCACTGCTGCGCGGCCTTGACCCAGCCCTGTTCGCTCGGCGCGTCCTCCATCCGCAAGAAGGTGAACAGGACCTATGGCGGCTTCTGGCCAAGCACGACTGGCATCTGCGTCACCACCTTGCGCAGGTGCGGCTGGCGCTGGGTCAGGCGGGTGAGGGCAAGGAGGCGGTCACTCCGCCCCCTCCTCAGCACTGA
- a CDS encoding malate dehydrogenase — MTMNPSPKQPVRVAVTGAAGQIGYSLLFRIAAGDMLGKDQPVILQLLEITPALKALQGVVMELRDCAFPLLADIVTSDDPLVAFQDADYALLVGAMPRKAGMERGDLLGANGGIFKPQGEALNRVASRDVKVLVVGNPANTNALIAQQNAPDLKPEQFTAMVRLDHNRAISQLAEKTGQPVSAIKNVTIWGNHSSTQYPDLSQATVNGQPALDLVDRAWYEQEYIPTVAKRGAAIIEARGASSAASAASAAIDHMRDWALGTPEGEWVSMAVPSDGSYGIPEGLIYGFPVRTRNGQYEIVQGLEISDFSRGKMDATARELEEEREEVRKLGLVP, encoded by the coding sequence ATGACGATGAACCCAAGCCCCAAGCAACCCGTTCGCGTGGCGGTGACCGGCGCCGCCGGGCAGATCGGCTACAGCCTGCTCTTTCGCATCGCGGCGGGCGATATGCTGGGCAAGGACCAGCCGGTGATCCTGCAACTGCTGGAGATCACACCCGCCCTCAAGGCCCTCCAGGGCGTCGTGATGGAGCTGCGCGACTGCGCCTTCCCACTCCTCGCCGATATCGTGACGAGCGATGACCCGCTTGTGGCCTTTCAGGACGCCGACTATGCGCTGCTGGTCGGCGCGATGCCGCGCAAGGCGGGCATGGAGCGTGGCGACCTGCTGGGCGCCAACGGCGGCATCTTCAAGCCGCAGGGCGAGGCGCTCAACCGGGTGGCAAGCCGGGACGTGAAGGTGCTGGTGGTGGGCAACCCTGCCAACACCAACGCCCTGATCGCCCAACAGAACGCGCCGGACCTGAAACCCGAGCAGTTCACCGCGATGGTGCGCCTCGATCACAACCGCGCGATCAGCCAGCTCGCCGAAAAGACCGGGCAGCCGGTGAGCGCCATCAAAAACGTCACCATCTGGGGGAACCACTCCTCTACCCAGTACCCCGACCTCTCGCAGGCGACGGTGAACGGCCAGCCTGCCCTCGACCTGGTGGACCGGGCGTGGTACGAGCAGGAATACATCCCGACCGTCGCCAAGCGCGGCGCGGCGATTATCGAGGCGCGCGGGGCCAGCTCCGCCGCGTCCGCTGCCTCCGCCGCCATCGACCACATGCGTGACTGGGCGCTGGGCACGCCCGAAGGCGAGTGGGTCAGCATGGCGGTGCCCAGTGACGGCTCCTACGGCATTCCCGAGGGCCTGATCTATGGCTTCCCCGTCCGCACCCGCAACGGCCAGTACGAGATTGTTCAGGGCCTTGAGATCAGCGACTTTAGCCGCGGGAAGATGGACGCAACCGCCCGGGAACTCGAAGAGGAACGCGAGGAAGTGCGCAAGCTCGGCCTGGTGCCGTAG